The Neospora caninum Liverpool complete genome, chromosome X genome includes a region encoding these proteins:
- a CDS encoding putative jmjC domain-containing protein has product MKRDGEEAEGSGEKVEKEQAMEGDSEAEEDEDDLLDFVDVWDHKDLSCSSFFLPPSEAAWFGQPDLVRLQNAFSGRVGAQRWTRQARSDAQVKRGEGEGRDARSAERDTKLTGKREAKGEEKAREGAEQGRHPAGGEHLEGEEGAAEKRRQETRHREERGGEREETRAEELARPTSVQVPIVSWACTTNGACSCSHSDRPHAQSGERDKDPTQVAQDYEGTRGAVTSSGTRRTVPFDVFLHYWVTKREKEHEMEKAEEAGQEASEKAQTGRIPRQWDLPVSRVKSERDQADISDCTPALSPFVRKERRPCSFSTSLGASLSPEEKQIAAELSRSVSPWYLADWHFVVEERKAQERAEDEKPSSEADQYQETGVPLWGTSSGAGRGSERKRTESSEELQLRLQEPAARRGPWRESRNSVDEVNAYGGEEGRPSELRRESWSPERHTEGEESHLYFASQFYHVPTFFQDDWFLKCPIRSGEDYRFAYLGPRGTRTPWHSDVLGTSSWSANVCGIKRWVFERTKRRAAGRLQLPAVSAPSSEPSSASSVSSPAAPGSSCCPVGLSSSRGCPMCRDKTREGVSGARKKGAAHAPAKRREAPAASQPCSTCGRSHRRGRERGRLSPSRPSPAICSPSAPASSSLPSPEGCSSPPSPSAVTPSLALCPRPLDALLQFPGECIYVPSHVHHRVCNVTDCIALNHNWCNAANILHVADALKEDLSDVRSFLMEDFPDARPVLLSLVSPHSKESQPDDLPEQAQEGSQALQSLSCAFAVAAASSVPGTSGSQRCCSGSSASPALGSALPEKPPGGETHKRIPVCEICGRGASLPSVWERENGKGEARDEKVKLGSPSLCDRGPSASSREVDEACVVHNKEDPTVGLSAHEKSGGARERSGETAKARQETTPPDCVRREDTTDGDWAGVGPSCVCVLTHRALRRRGVLRKEREGETGGQKEGETRQRGDCPETTLRRATRSYAELVMCEERVLSANCGVTFFDFFFFLLNVARTLLLPRLRRYIRMQCMHSPHRLPGDGTTAKDERRSDSGPVLPNVFSHRPTSIEGHAVTDSLPPRPGSAAVDRDPTEALPSNEGRDAERRGDGEERRKDREARPGDEEEPRDGGEGSMRLAGTGKKQPEQEAQPAREREIRHQRGEDQEPTAAGIETDRTRGSEAGTAANQSETEGKQNTVLRWTFDILGALRVSLLLRALYREGYVAFITRAQVELRKHENGDAMSKTASTQNGDGSPRGETGKLTGLPSWLVGDAGSVPSLSSEVAKAQLDFMLRASRSTRHSGAPDVVGREEREYGRQESEREAGTTAHGGFLAIEEYHLTVQELLAAVLALRQVLQARKNGTEDETVNCLRRLTLAGTESPSSVAKSCADADGIPERSRKTSCHRQLLEELQGHVNCAKVFLEQHVKFGTPYVPGSSDNADPCKSTRSLYMKCMQERKVQGLDGDKVALSLAQLSGPPKPCEMELSMHGTCVANQLERTQKLGEKYWTQGGEDKCLVTRANYEQCMFRSLRGDTDSGNSSWQTADLEKNIGHLQVNLPNK; this is encoded by the exons ATGAAGAGAGatggcgaagaggcggaagggagtggagagaaggtggagaaaGAGCAAGCGATGGAAGGGGACTccgaagcagaggaggacgaagacgacctGCTGGACTTCGTCGATGTTTGGGACCACAAGGATCTCTC TTGTtcgtccttctttctgcctccctcggAGGCCGCGTGGTTCGGGCAGCCTGACCTGGTGCGGCTGCAAAACGCGTTCTCTGGGCGCGTAGGCGCCCAGCGCTGGACACGGCAGGCGCGCAGCGACGCACAGGTCaaacggggagaaggagaaggacgagacgcgaggagTGCTGAGAGGGACACGAAACTGactggaaagcgagaagcaaaaggtGAGGAAAAAGCACGAGAGGGAGCAGAGCAAGGTAGGCACCCCGCAGGGGGGGAACACctggagggagaggaaggagcagcagagaaaaggaggcaagagacgagacatagagaagaacggggaggcgagcgagaagagacgcgtgcgGAGGAACTGGCAAGGCCTACGTCAGTTCAGGTGCCGATCGTGTCTTGGGCCTGCACGACGaacggcgcatgcagctgctcACACAGCGATCGTCCTCACGCACAGAGTGGGGAGCGAGACAAAGATCCCACGCAAGTCGCGCAAGATTACGAGGGAACTCGAGGCGCAGTGACGTCGTCGGGGACCCGGCGCACAGTGCCGTTTGATGTTTTCCTTCACTACTGGGTgacgaagcgggagaaggaacatgagatggagaaggcagaggaagccgGTCAAGAGGCCAGCGAAAAAGCGCAGACCGGAAGGATCCCTCGGCAGTGGGACTTGCCTGTCAGCCGTGTGAAGTCCGAGAGAGACCAAGCGGACATATCCGATTGCACacccgctctgtctcctttcgtccGCAAAGAAAGACGTCCATGTTCTTTTTCCACGAGTCTGGGGGCAtcgctctctccagaggAGAAGCAAATCGCTGCGGAGCTGTCGCGTTCCGTGTCGCCGTGGTACCTCGCAGACTGGCACTTTGTCGTGGAGGAGCGAAAGGCCCAGGAGAGagccgaagacgagaagccgAGCAGCGAGGCCGACCAATACCAGGAAACTGGCGTGCCGCTGTGGGGCACGTCCAGTGGAGCGGGTCGGGGctcggagaggaaacgaacggAATCGTCTGAAGAGCTGCAGCTTAGGCTCCAGGAGCCGGCGGCTCGAAGGGGACCCTGGCGAGAGTCTCGAAACTCCGTGGACGAAGTGAACGCATatggaggcgaggaagggaggcCAAGCGAACTGCGCAGGGAGTCCTGGTCGCCAGAACGTCACACCGAAGGCGAAGAGTCTCACCTCTACTTCGCCTCGCAATTCTACCATGTCCCCACGTTCTTCCAAGACGACTGGTTTCTCAAGTGCCCGATTCGGTCCGGGGAGGACTACCGCTTCGCCTACCTCGGCCCGCGGGGAACGCGCACGCCGTGGCACAGCGACGTGCTCGGAACTAGCAGCTGGTCGGCCAACGTTTGCGGGATCAAGCGCTGGGTGTTTGAGCGCACGAAGCGGCGTGCAGCCGGGCGTCTGCAGCTTCCCGCGGTGTCGGCGCCGTCTTCAGAaccttcctctgcgtcgtctgtgtcttcacCGGCAGCCCCGGGCTCGTCCTGTTGTCCTGTgggtctttcctcttctcgcggttgCCCGATGTGCAGAGACAAGACTCGAGAAGGCGTGAGCGgagcgcggaagaagggcgcagcgcatgcaccagcgaaacgcagagaggctcCAGCCGCGTCGCAGCCGTGCAGCACCTGCGGGCGAAGCCACCGGCGCGGCCGAGAGCGtggccgtctctctccgtcgcggcCTTCGCCGGCGATttgttcgccttctgcccccgcgtcttcgtctttgccTTCCCCCGAGGGgtgctcttctcccccttcgccTTCGGCGGTGACTCCTTCTCTGGCTTTGTGTCCCCGTCCTCTCGACGCCCTTCTGCAGTTTCCCGGCGAGTGTATCTACGTCCCCTCGCACGTGCACCACCGCGTGTGCAACGTGACGGACTGCATAGCTCTCAATCACAACTGGTGCAACGCTGCCAACATTCTCCAC GTCGCCGATGCCCTGAAGGAGGACCTCTCTGACGTACGGTCGTTTCTCATGGAGGATTTTCCCGATGCCCGCCCTGTACTGCTGAGCCTTGTCTCGCCTCACTCGAAAGAGTCCCAGCCGGACGACCTGCCTGAACAGGCACAAGAGGGCAGCCAGGCCTTGCAGTCTCTGTCTTGTGCATTCGCGGTTGCGGCTGCTTCGTCTGTTCCTGGGACCTCTGGTTCTCAGCGCTGCTGCTCTggttcctctgcgtctccggcaCTAGGTTCAGCCCTCCCTGAAAAGCCGCccggcggagagacgcacaaaCGGATCCCCGTGTGCGAGATCTGCGGACGcggtgcgtctctgccttctgttTGGGAgcgcgaaaacggaaagggCGAAGCCCGCGATGAGAAAGTCAAACTCGGTTCCCCATCTCTGTGCGATAGGGGCCCGTCTGCAAGTTCCAGGGAAGTAGACGAAGCGTGTGTGGTTCACAATAAAGAAGATCCAACTGTCGGCCTCAGCGCCCACGAAAAAAGCGGTGGAGCACGCGAGCGGTCGGGTGAGACTGCCAAAGCGAGGCAAGAGACAACACCACCAGACTGCGTGCGGCGAGAGGACACCACAGACGGGGACTGGGCGGGCGTCGGTCCTTCGTGCGTCTGTGTCCTCACCCATAGGGCTCTGAGGCGAAGAGGGGTTCTAaggaaggagcgagaaggggagacaggaggtcagaaggaaggagagactcgACAGCGGGGCGATTGCCCCGAAACGACACTGAGGCGAGCAACGCGCTCGTACGCAGAGCTGGTGATGTGCGAAGAAAGGGTTTTGTCTGCAAATTGTGGAGTCACGTTCTTTgactttttcttcttccttctcaatGTCGCCCGCACGCTGCTCCTCCCGAGACTGCGGAGATACATAAGAATGCAATGCATGCATTCTCCGCACAGACTGCCAGGAGATGGGACAACTGCAAAGGACGAGCGTCGTAGTGACAGCGGTCCAGTCCTTCCAAACGTGTTTTCTCACCGACCGACAAGCATCGAAGGGCATGCGGTCACGGACTCGTTGCCTCCGCGCCCTGGCTCGGCTGCCGTCGATCGCGACCCCACAGAGGCGCTGCCGTcaaacgaaggaagagacgcagagaggcggggcgatggagaggagcgcaggaaggacagagaagcaagaccgggagacgaggaggaaccAAGGGACGGGGGCGAAGGAAGCATGAGGCTCGCGGGAaccgggaagaagcagccgGAACAAGAGGCGCAAccagcgagggaaagagagataaGGCACCAGAGGGGGGAGGATCAGGAGCCTACAGCTGCGGGGATCGAAACAGATCGAACCAGGGGAAGTGAAGCGGGGACAGCAGCGAACCagtcggagacagaagggaagcaGAACACGGTTTTGCGGTGGACCTTCGACATTCTTGGGGCTCTCCGGGTGTCGCTACTCCTTCGCGCTCTGTACCGTGAAGGGTATGTGGCATTCATTACCCGAGCCCAGGTGGAACTGAGAAAGCATGAAAACG GAGACGCAATGTCGAAGACCGCCAGCACGCAAAACGGCGACGGTTCACCtagaggcgagacgggaaagcTGACCGGGTTGCCTTCCTGGCTGGTCGGGGATGCAGGCtccgtgccttctctctccagtgaaGTGGCGAAGGCGCAACTCGACTTTATGCTTCGCGCGTCTCGTTCAACTCGACACTCGGGAGCTCCAGATGTAgtcggaagagaagagcgtgAATACGGAAGGCAGGAGTCAGAACGTGAGGCAGGCACGACAGCGCACGGAGGATTTCTCGCTATCGAAGAGTATCATTTGACAGTGCAAGAGTTGCTTGCTGCAGTCCTTGCTCTGCGCCAAGTGCTGCAGGCCAGGAAAAACGGCACTGAAGACGAAACAGTTAACTGTCTTCGCAGATTGACTCTGGCAGGCACAGAGAGCCCGTCCTCTGTAG CAAAAAGCTGCGCTGATGCTGATGGCATTCCAGAGCGCTCCCGCAAGACGTCGTGCCACCGTCAGCTCCT agaggaactgCAGGGCCATGTTAACTGTGCTAAGGTCTTCTTGGAGCAACATGTCAAGTTTGGCACTCCGTATGTGCCGGGCAGCAGCGATAATGCGGATCCATGCAAATCCACGCGATCGCTCTACATG